In the Malus domestica chromosome 16, GDT2T_hap1 genome, one interval contains:
- the LOC114821949 gene encoding uncharacterized protein, with protein sequence MPSLQTALPPELANNVIRLYRECLRRAKYVGHRQHNTELVVDMVRREFKKHKHETDPEKIQTLKDNAARGLINHILFESEKMSGRKFSSKS encoded by the exons ATGCCGTCCCTGCAAACCGCATTGCCTCCTGAACTTGCCAACAACGTGATCAGA CTTTACCGCGAGTGTCTTCGGAGAGCTAAATATGTTGGTCATCGG CAACACAATACAGAACTTGTCGTTGATATGGTGCGGCGGGAATTCAAAAAGCATAAGCATGAGACAGACCCAGAAAAGATTCAAACGTTGAAGGATAA CGCGGCGAGGGGACTCATAAACCATATACTGTTTGAGTCTGAGAAGATGTCCGGTCGTAAGTTCAGCAGCAAGAGCTAG